Proteins found in one Herbiconiux sp. A18JL235 genomic segment:
- a CDS encoding polyribonucleotide nucleotidyltransferase has protein sequence MEGPEIKFAEAVLDNGKYGTRTVRFETGRLAQQAQGAVAAYLDEETMLLSATSVSKHPKDNFDFFPLTIDVEERSYAAGKIPGSFFRREGRPSTEAILVCRLIDRPLRPSFVNGLRNEVQVVITVLSIAPDEFYDSLAINAASASSQISGIPFSGPIGGVRLALMPGFGTEPDQWIAFPKASQLEEAVFDLVVAGRVVTAADGSQDVAIMMVEAEATEGSWNLIKAGATKPNEAVVAEGLEAAKPFIKQLVEAQASMAQQANKAVLDYPVFPPYTQAAYDAVAELSYDELVGIYQIADKIERQNADDALKDRVKAAIAARVEEGSLDASVLGQVSAAYKSVTKVVVRGRILKEGVRIDGRGLADIRPLDAEVAVIPRVHGSAIFQRGETQILGVTTLNMLKMEQQIDSLSPITKKRYLHHYNFPPYSTGETGRVGSPKRREIGHGFLAERALVPVLPSREEFPYAIRQVSEALGSNGSTSMGSVCASTLSLLNAGVPLRAPVAGIAMGLVSDEVDGETRYAALTDILGAEDALGDMDFKVAGTSEFITAIQLDTKLDGIPTSVLDGALKQAKAAREAILNVLNAAIDQPDEMAPTAPRVISVQIPVDKIGELIGPKGKTINAIQDETGADISIEDDGTVYIGAVDGPSAEAARAQVNAIANPQNPEVGEQFLGTVVKLATFGAFVSLLPGKDGLLHISEVRKLAGGKRVENVEDVLGVGQKILVEITKIDDRGKLSLAPVLAEADPADTEGSSAHSEGPEAPAEG, from the coding sequence TTGGAAGGTCCTGAGATCAAATTCGCCGAAGCCGTTCTCGACAACGGCAAGTACGGCACCCGCACGGTCCGGTTCGAGACCGGCCGTCTCGCGCAGCAGGCTCAGGGAGCCGTCGCCGCGTACCTCGACGAGGAGACCATGCTGCTCTCCGCGACGAGCGTGTCGAAGCACCCCAAAGACAACTTCGACTTCTTCCCGCTGACCATCGACGTCGAAGAGCGTTCCTACGCCGCCGGCAAGATCCCCGGCTCGTTCTTCCGTCGTGAGGGCCGTCCCTCGACCGAGGCGATCCTGGTCTGCCGTCTCATCGACCGCCCGCTGCGCCCGTCGTTCGTCAACGGCCTCCGCAACGAGGTGCAGGTCGTCATCACCGTGCTGTCGATCGCACCCGACGAGTTCTACGACTCGCTCGCCATCAACGCCGCCTCGGCGTCGTCGCAGATCTCCGGCATCCCGTTCTCGGGCCCCATCGGTGGTGTGCGCCTCGCGCTCATGCCGGGCTTCGGCACCGAGCCCGACCAGTGGATCGCGTTCCCGAAGGCCTCGCAGCTCGAGGAGGCCGTGTTCGACCTCGTCGTCGCCGGTCGTGTCGTCACCGCGGCCGACGGCTCGCAGGACGTCGCCATCATGATGGTGGAGGCCGAGGCCACCGAGGGTTCCTGGAACCTCATCAAGGCCGGCGCCACGAAACCCAACGAGGCCGTCGTCGCCGAGGGCCTCGAGGCCGCGAAGCCGTTCATCAAGCAGCTCGTCGAGGCGCAGGCCTCGATGGCGCAGCAGGCGAACAAGGCCGTGCTCGACTACCCGGTCTTCCCGCCGTACACCCAGGCCGCCTACGACGCCGTGGCCGAGCTCTCCTACGACGAGCTCGTCGGCATCTACCAGATCGCCGACAAGATCGAGCGCCAGAACGCCGACGACGCCCTCAAGGATCGCGTCAAGGCCGCCATCGCGGCCCGGGTCGAGGAGGGTTCGCTCGACGCCTCCGTGCTCGGCCAGGTCTCGGCCGCCTACAAGTCCGTCACCAAGGTGGTCGTGCGCGGTCGCATCCTCAAGGAGGGTGTGCGCATCGACGGTCGTGGCCTCGCCGACATCCGTCCGCTCGACGCCGAGGTCGCGGTCATCCCGCGCGTTCACGGTTCGGCCATCTTCCAGCGCGGCGAGACCCAGATCCTGGGCGTCACCACGCTGAACATGCTGAAGATGGAGCAGCAGATCGACTCGCTGAGCCCGATCACGAAGAAGCGCTACCTGCACCACTACAACTTCCCGCCCTACTCGACCGGTGAGACCGGCCGCGTGGGTTCGCCGAAGCGTCGCGAGATCGGGCACGGCTTCCTGGCCGAGCGCGCGCTCGTGCCGGTGCTGCCCTCGCGCGAGGAGTTCCCCTACGCCATCCGTCAGGTGTCGGAGGCCCTCGGCTCCAACGGTTCGACGTCGATGGGATCGGTGTGCGCCAGCACCCTGTCGCTGCTGAACGCCGGTGTGCCGCTGCGCGCACCCGTCGCCGGCATCGCGATGGGCCTCGTCTCCGACGAGGTCGACGGTGAGACCCGCTACGCGGCGCTCACCGACATCCTGGGTGCTGAGGATGCGCTCGGCGACATGGACTTCAAGGTCGCCGGTACCTCGGAGTTCATCACCGCGATCCAGCTCGACACGAAGCTCGACGGCATCCCCACCTCGGTGCTCGACGGTGCGCTGAAGCAGGCCAAGGCCGCCCGCGAGGCGATCCTCAACGTGCTGAACGCGGCGATCGACCAGCCCGACGAGATGGCCCCCACGGCACCTCGCGTCATCTCGGTGCAGATCCCCGTCGACAAGATCGGCGAGCTGATCGGCCCGAAGGGCAAGACGATCAACGCCATCCAGGACGAGACCGGCGCCGACATCTCGATCGAAGACGACGGCACCGTGTACATCGGCGCCGTCGACGGCCCGTCGGCCGAGGCCGCTCGCGCCCAGGTCAACGCCATCGCGAACCCGCAGAACCCCGAGGTGGGCGAGCAGTTCCTCGGCACCGTCGTGAAGCTCGCGACCTTCGGTGCCTTCGTCTCGCTCCTCCCGGGCAAAGACGGACTGCTGCACATCTCCGAGGTGCGCAAGCTCGCCGGCGGCAAGCGTGTGGAGAACGTCGAAGACGTGCTCGGCGTCGGCCAGAAGATCCTGGTCGAGATCACCAAGATCGACGACCGCGGAAAGCTGTCGCTCGCCCCGGTGCTCGCCGAGGCCGACCCGGCCGACACCGAGGGTTCCTCCGCGCACAGCGAGGGCCCCGAGGCGCCCGCCGAGGGCTGA